A genome region from Methanobacterium subterraneum includes the following:
- a CDS encoding GbsR/MarR family transcriptional regulator has translation MVKNEDSPKEEFKKAIYNSFRALGVDDFPSMLMSVLQSEPEEISLGELSQMTGYSLSALSTTLKAMEENNMVKRFKKPKSRKVYVFMDKDLVTLYTELQKKRYNQSLLPFFQILPRIIQKYKDKEEFKSEIEMLEDFGEQLKFLDEQSRKFIEELEKWRDIRGK, from the coding sequence ATGGTGAAAAATGAAGATTCTCCCAAGGAAGAATTTAAAAAGGCTATATATAACAGTTTCAGAGCTTTGGGGGTGGATGATTTCCCCTCCATGCTGATGTCAGTTCTTCAAAGTGAGCCGGAAGAGATATCACTAGGTGAACTATCCCAGATGACTGGTTACAGTCTCTCTGCATTGAGTACCACTCTTAAGGCCATGGAAGAAAACAACATGGTGAAACGGTTTAAAAAACCAAAATCACGGAAAGTCTACGTTTTCATGGATAAAGACCTGGTTACACTCTACACTGAGCTCCAGAAAAAACGTTATAACCAGTCGTTGCTACCATTTTTTCAAATACTGCCCAGAATAATCCAGAAATATAAAGATAAAGAAGAATTTAAAAGCGAAATTGAGATGTTGGAAGACTTCGGGGAGCAGTTAAAATTTTTAGATGAACAAAGCCGAAAATTTATTGAAGAATTAGAAAAATGGAGAGATATCAGGGGAAAATAA
- a CDS encoding (Fe-S)-binding protein, whose amino-acid sequence MNKNLDKGLNRSSDCAPISSLYCNLKLRITGDLKNKDLEKLYNCNLCNHCHLAGVNQSARENVVKKGIIARHVAEIREKIAKFGNSYGIENEKGDDGTSNTETLLFKGCTPTYKTPEILLAAENILKAEKIDYSNLDNETCCGNILFNLGDVSAGEEAVRRNIDKFKQKGVKRIITLCPGCYNALNKYYLGNDGFNPEIILLADLISEITIKGKFSIQDPCHAREKGRVVRNILPHSKNKTNSPCCGAGAGVMAHNPVMATSKALKSFEDNKTTVTYCPFCYLNLTRVKPGKVKDLYILIDENKAINPEISPY is encoded by the coding sequence ATGAATAAAAATTTGGATAAAGGGTTAAACCGGAGTTCTGATTGCGCTCCGATAAGTTCCCTCTACTGCAATTTGAAGTTAAGGATAACTGGTGATCTCAAAAATAAAGACCTGGAAAAACTTTATAACTGTAATTTATGCAATCATTGTCATCTTGCAGGGGTTAATCAAAGTGCAAGGGAAAATGTGGTGAAAAAGGGAATCATAGCTCGGCATGTTGCAGAAATCAGGGAAAAAATCGCTAAATTCGGGAATTCCTATGGGATTGAAAATGAAAAAGGGGATGATGGGACTTCGAATACAGAAACCCTGTTATTTAAAGGATGTACACCTACTTATAAAACTCCGGAAATACTCCTGGCAGCAGAAAATATTCTGAAAGCCGAAAAAATAGATTACAGTAACCTCGATAATGAAACCTGTTGTGGTAACATACTGTTCAATCTGGGTGATGTGAGTGCTGGTGAAGAAGCCGTAAGAAGAAACATTGACAAATTTAAACAAAAGGGAGTTAAAAGAATCATAACCTTGTGCCCGGGATGTTATAATGCACTTAACAAATATTACCTGGGTAATGATGGATTCAACCCTGAGATAATCTTACTCGCTGATTTAATCAGTGAAATTACCATTAAAGGTAAATTCAGCATTCAGGATCCCTGCCACGCACGGGAAAAGGGGCGAGTGGTAAGAAACATCCTTCCTCATTCAAAAAACAAAACTAACAGTCCCTGCTGTGGAGCTGGAGCAGGGGTCATGGCTCATAACCCGGTAATGGCCACCAGTAAAGCCCTGAAATCTTTCGAAGACAATAAAACTACGGTGACATATTGTCCCTTCTGTTACCTTAATCTGACCCGAGTAAAACCAGGAAAAGTAAAGGACCTATACATATTAATAGATGAAAATAAAGCCATTAACCCTGAAATCAGCCCCTATTAG
- a CDS encoding TMEM175 family protein, producing MTTSYSDSINNWVTTSRIETLVDGIFAIAMTLLVLSIGVPDVSSVLNEAALQQQLWDLWPKLLSYALSFWILAGFWRVNHQQFFFIKHSNTTLITINVFWLLFIAMVPFSTEIIGEFGNYFTANMIFQLNLFFAGVLYCVNWVYAVRKGLVDEKLDESSKRMVTRSSMILPFLSIVALGLSYYFFAWANLVYLANPLIKKIIQ from the coding sequence ATGACAACAAGTTATTCTGATTCAATAAATAATTGGGTGACCACCAGTCGTATTGAAACACTGGTAGATGGTATATTTGCCATTGCCATGACCCTCCTGGTTTTAAGCATAGGTGTTCCTGATGTATCTTCGGTATTGAATGAAGCCGCATTACAACAGCAACTGTGGGATTTATGGCCCAAACTACTAAGTTATGCCCTTAGTTTCTGGATACTGGCCGGGTTCTGGAGGGTTAATCACCAGCAATTTTTCTTCATTAAACATTCCAACACTACTTTGATCACCATCAATGTTTTCTGGCTGCTTTTCATAGCAATGGTTCCTTTTTCCACCGAGATAATTGGAGAATTTGGTAACTACTTTACAGCCAATATGATATTCCAGTTGAACCTGTTTTTTGCCGGTGTCCTGTATTGTGTCAACTGGGTCTATGCAGTCCGTAAAGGATTGGTAGATGAAAAATTAGATGAATCATCCAAGAGGATGGTTACTCGAAGCAGTATGATTCTACCATTTTTATCCATAGTAGCCCTTGGATTGTCTTACTACTTCTTTGCCTGGGCTAATCTTGTGTATTTAGCCAATCCACTAATAAAAAAAATCATCCAGTAA
- a CDS encoding GyrI-like domain-containing protein gives MMEIEIKKIPQQQMAFIRMKGSYMQIPETLGKVVGWLMTQNVEIQIPVYGLYYNNPLEVSEEELDWEVGAAFVGELNGEGDIQIKTVPEHQVVSTIFKGPYGEAASVYMALVEYAQKEGYQIMGPVLESYLNSPDEVPESELLTEVQFPVIKE, from the coding sequence ATGATGGAAATTGAGATAAAAAAGATTCCCCAGCAGCAGATGGCATTCATACGCATGAAAGGTAGTTATATGCAGATCCCGGAAACTCTGGGAAAAGTGGTGGGGTGGCTTATGACCCAGAATGTGGAGATACAAATACCAGTATACGGTTTGTATTACAACAATCCACTGGAAGTATCAGAAGAAGAACTGGATTGGGAAGTGGGAGCGGCCTTTGTTGGTGAACTAAATGGTGAGGGGGATATTCAGATAAAAACAGTTCCAGAACACCAGGTGGTTTCCACCATATTCAAAGGACCCTACGGTGAGGCAGCATCAGTTTACATGGCCCTGGTTGAATATGCTCAAAAGGAGGGTTACCAGATAATGGGCCCGGTTCTGGAAAGTTATCTCAATAGTCCAGATGAGGTTCCCGAAAGTGAACTTTTAACTGAAGTTCAGTTCCCAGTGATTAAAGAGTAG
- a CDS encoding PocR ligand-binding domain-containing protein codes for MVSTFHVSDKMASYTFLDLIDPERIKKILEIFHDLTGITSTLIDSEGNILTCADGTWVAAGWQDICINFHRKHPETLKRCLESDTHLSGNLTAGEKYSCYHCLNGLVDMAVPVYVGGEHLANVFAGQFFFQHPDEDFFRKQAQKYGFNPEEYINDLRKVPVFDEDYINKGIKFLVELAEIIGEMGLKEKLLLETNEQLEKSHKELLKVITSMPIPMGIINSQNGTIELLNDKFTEFTGYSLNEVPDMKTWWKKAFSDEIIREKTRNDWIHRRKNVEITGDDIVPVESEITSKKGLKRVVRFYLRPMENFDIVSLVDLTEIRKAEEKERQYYQELHTINETFIQLLGVQSDVEIFKIIGKSVKNLLPSSMVTISSLVSDKRHMKIVDVLGLEKFTDALEKFKIDPFALTFSLSELDSKLLFLHQEGKLVRSEEGIYGVVMGKIPRKVCELIERFVNIGEVYSIAFLWEKNLYGGLVIQIPQGETLHHKEAIETIVHQASIAIQRIRAEEDLIKSEDKYRAFINSTSDMAYLKDNHFRYVMVNQANQKFFNRTEEEILDKTDFDLMPLESAQNCRESDEEALKNQKILVTEEIIGKKIYETLKFPVNIGNEKMGVGAFIRDITDKKKAEKALKESLEEKEVLLREIHHRVKNNMQIISSLLNLQKKYVEEEETVNILVESQNRIKTMAMIHEKLYQSPNLTSINFKEYTEKLVNDLFYSYGKKMSVIKTSFHMEEVKIGLDTAIPCGLILNELVTNSLKYAFPEDRTGIITIKFRSEGEYFILKVLDDGVGVPEDIKLENKDTLGFQLVTSLVKQLDGTVQMDRSHGTSFTIKFKELHYSDRM; via the coding sequence ATGGTTAGTACATTCCATGTGAGTGACAAAATGGCCAGTTACACCTTCTTAGACTTAATTGATCCAGAAAGAATAAAGAAAATACTGGAAATATTCCATGATCTTACCGGTATAACTTCTACTTTAATAGATTCTGAAGGTAACATCTTAACTTGTGCTGATGGAACCTGGGTTGCTGCGGGTTGGCAGGATATATGCATCAATTTCCATCGAAAGCATCCAGAAACACTTAAAAGGTGTCTTGAAAGCGATACGCATCTTTCTGGTAATTTAACTGCTGGGGAGAAATATTCCTGTTACCATTGTCTTAATGGGTTGGTGGACATGGCAGTACCGGTTTATGTGGGGGGTGAACATTTAGCTAATGTATTCGCTGGCCAGTTCTTTTTCCAACATCCAGATGAGGATTTCTTCAGAAAACAGGCCCAAAAATATGGTTTCAACCCGGAAGAATATATAAATGATTTAAGGAAAGTCCCGGTTTTCGATGAGGATTATATCAATAAAGGAATCAAATTTTTAGTGGAATTAGCTGAAATAATTGGTGAAATGGGATTGAAGGAGAAATTACTCCTGGAAACCAATGAACAACTTGAAAAAAGCCATAAGGAACTACTTAAAGTAATAACTTCCATGCCTATTCCCATGGGCATTATAAACTCTCAAAATGGGACGATAGAGTTATTAAATGATAAATTCACAGAATTTACAGGTTACAGCTTGAATGAAGTCCCTGACATGAAAACATGGTGGAAAAAAGCATTTTCAGACGAAATTATCCGAGAAAAGACTAGGAATGATTGGATTCATCGTAGAAAAAATGTTGAAATCACTGGTGATGATATTGTTCCCGTGGAATCTGAAATTACTTCTAAAAAAGGCTTAAAAAGAGTAGTAAGATTCTATCTGAGGCCCATGGAAAATTTTGACATAGTATCCCTGGTTGATTTAACGGAAATACGTAAAGCTGAAGAAAAGGAGCGCCAGTACTATCAGGAACTCCATACCATAAATGAAACATTCATCCAACTTCTCGGTGTCCAGAGTGATGTGGAAATATTCAAGATAATAGGAAAATCAGTTAAAAACCTTTTACCATCTTCCATGGTCACCATAAGTTCCCTGGTGTCAGATAAAAGACATATGAAAATTGTGGATGTTTTGGGGCTGGAAAAATTCACAGATGCCCTGGAAAAATTCAAGATAGACCCATTCGCATTGACTTTTTCTTTAAGTGAACTGGATTCAAAATTACTATTCCTGCACCAGGAGGGGAAACTGGTCCGATCTGAAGAAGGCATATATGGGGTTGTAATGGGTAAAATACCTCGCAAAGTATGTGAATTAATAGAAAGATTTGTGAATATTGGTGAAGTTTACAGCATTGCTTTTTTATGGGAAAAAAACCTTTATGGGGGTTTGGTTATTCAAATTCCTCAAGGAGAAACCCTACATCATAAAGAAGCCATTGAAACCATTGTCCATCAGGCTTCCATTGCCATTCAGCGCATTAGGGCAGAAGAAGATCTGATTAAAAGTGAAGACAAGTATCGGGCCTTCATCAACTCCACCTCGGACATGGCCTATCTCAAGGATAACCACTTTAGATATGTAATGGTTAACCAGGCCAATCAAAAGTTTTTCAACCGTACTGAAGAAGAAATCCTGGATAAAACTGATTTTGATTTAATGCCTTTAGAATCGGCTCAGAACTGCCGTGAAAGTGATGAAGAAGCTTTAAAAAATCAGAAAATACTTGTTACTGAAGAAATAATTGGAAAAAAGATATATGAAACTTTGAAATTCCCGGTGAATATTGGGAATGAAAAAATGGGGGTGGGAGCTTTCATCCGTGATATTACTGATAAGAAGAAAGCTGAGAAAGCCCTCAAAGAATCTTTGGAAGAAAAAGAAGTTCTCCTAAGAGAAATTCATCACAGGGTTAAAAATAACATGCAAATAATTTCCAGCCTATTAAATCTGCAGAAAAAGTATGTGGAAGAGGAGGAAACTGTTAACATCCTGGTAGAGAGTCAGAACCGGATAAAAACCATGGCCATGATCCATGAGAAACTCTACCAATCTCCCAACTTAACCAGTATAAACTTCAAGGAATATACCGAAAAACTGGTTAATGATCTCTTTTATTCCTATGGTAAGAAAATGAGTGTAATTAAAACTTCTTTCCACATGGAGGAGGTTAAAATAGGTCTGGACACAGCAATTCCATGTGGTCTGATTTTGAATGAACTGGTAACCAATAGTTTGAAATATGCCTTCCCTGAGGATAGAACTGGAATTATAACAATTAAATTTAGATCAGAAGGTGAATATTTCATTTTAAAAGTATTAGATGATGGGGTGGGAGTGCCTGAGGATATTAAACTGGAAAATAAGGATACATTAGGTTTTCAATTGGTAACCAGTCTGGTAAAACAGTTAGATGGCACAGTTCAGATGGATAGGTCCCATGGAACATCTTTCACCATCAAATTCAAGGAACTGCATTATAGCGATCGAATGTAG
- a CDS encoding DUF3795 domain-containing protein: MDKKKLTRNISETEIDESLVSYCGLYCGDCHGYTGSIADLARDLREELKKYKFDEVAKVIPFKEFKSYPECFQCLGAMENLRCKGCKGSSRSEYCEIAQCALKNEYQGCWQCDEFENCAKFNFLKPVHNDANLRNLRKIKKEGVERFLEGKRDF; encoded by the coding sequence ATGGATAAAAAAAAATTAACTAGAAATATAAGTGAAACCGAGATTGATGAGAGTTTAGTTAGTTACTGTGGACTCTACTGTGGAGATTGTCATGGTTATACCGGTTCGATTGCTGATTTAGCCCGAGATCTGAGAGAAGAATTGAAAAAATACAAGTTTGATGAAGTGGCAAAAGTTATTCCCTTTAAAGAATTTAAAAGTTACCCTGAATGTTTCCAATGTTTAGGAGCTATGGAAAATTTAAGATGCAAAGGATGTAAGGGTAGTTCACGTTCTGAGTATTGTGAAATTGCCCAGTGTGCCCTGAAAAATGAATATCAGGGCTGCTGGCAGTGTGATGAATTTGAAAACTGCGCGAAGTTCAACTTCTTAAAACCAGTGCATAATGATGCTAATCTTAGAAATCTTAGAAAAATCAAAAAAGAGGGAGTTGAAAGGTTTCTTGAAGGTAAACGGGATTTTTAA
- a CDS encoding class I SAM-dependent methyltransferase: protein MNPEWYYNEKQSGVDYLNPEIAREYDDQHQFRNFEEETQVIIRRLNVKPGDTALEFGCGTGGITLNLAKYCQKVIGVDVSKEMLGILNEKAEKQNIENIETHHAGFLTYNHEASCEVDKIISVLALHHLPDFWKSVALLKIAEILKPRGKLYLFDVVFTFPVQDHQRAIEGMIKNIRDLAGAPLASETNTHIRDEFSTYDWIMEGLLVKSGFSIDSVEVEGENLISYICSKL, encoded by the coding sequence ATGAACCCAGAATGGTATTATAATGAAAAACAATCTGGAGTGGATTATTTAAATCCGGAAATAGCCAGAGAATATGATGATCAACACCAGTTCCGGAATTTTGAAGAAGAAACACAGGTAATTATCCGTCGGTTGAATGTTAAACCAGGAGACACTGCCCTGGAGTTTGGCTGCGGAACAGGGGGAATTACATTAAATTTGGCCAAGTATTGTCAGAAGGTTATCGGTGTTGATGTTTCAAAAGAGATGCTGGGCATTCTCAATGAAAAGGCTGAAAAACAAAATATAGAAAATATTGAAACTCACCATGCAGGCTTTTTAACCTACAATCATGAAGCATCTTGTGAAGTGGATAAAATCATCTCTGTATTAGCATTGCACCATCTGCCTGATTTCTGGAAATCCGTGGCACTTTTAAAAATAGCAGAAATTCTAAAACCCCGTGGTAAATTATATCTTTTTGATGTAGTATTCACCTTCCCAGTTCAGGACCATCAAAGGGCTATTGAAGGTATGATAAAAAATATACGGGATCTTGCCGGTGCTCCCCTGGCCAGTGAAACCAACACCCATATCCGTGATGAGTTCAGCACCTATGACTGGATTATGGAAGGATTACTGGTGAAATCTGGATTTTCAATTGATTCTGTGGAAGTTGAAGGAGAAAATCTAATTAGTTATATATGTTCTAAATTGTAG
- a CDS encoding alpha/beta hydrolase, whose product MSSLNFENQKALAERFVSQMLEKNYDRAASQFDDQMKTAFPESELKKSWQRVTLPAGDLIQMGVLQTAEMEGHRIVSVRCQFELSAIDVQLVFNSQGQISGLSLIPSKTEYHPPAYVDISTFQEVEVTIGNGKWAVPGTLTIPNSSSDNTESFPGVVLVHGSGPNDRDESIGPNKIFRDLAWGLASKGIAVLRYDKRTLKHASEFTESLISKMTVKEEVIEDALLAVNLMREAPEIDSKNVFLLGHSLGASVAPRIGEQDPDIAGLIIMAGNIRPLEDTILEQFTYLYSLSGSMTDEQKATLESLKVKVARVKDLKPSEEVPSTELPLGISATYFRDLGSHPTEEILKKLSMPMLILQGGRDYQVSPTNDFEIWEKELKTRDNVYLKLFPSLNHLFIEGEGKSTPQEYGVEGHVSEEVIEVISQWLKVG is encoded by the coding sequence ATGAGTTCTTTAAATTTTGAGAATCAAAAGGCATTAGCAGAGAGATTTGTCTCCCAAATGTTAGAGAAAAATTATGACAGGGCAGCCAGCCAGTTTGATGACCAGATGAAAACTGCTTTTCCTGAATCTGAGTTAAAAAAGTCATGGCAACGTGTAACTCTACCAGCAGGCGATTTAATCCAGATGGGTGTGTTGCAAACTGCTGAAATGGAAGGACACCGGATTGTTAGTGTCAGATGTCAGTTTGAATTGTCTGCTATTGATGTACAATTGGTATTTAATAGTCAGGGCCAAATTAGTGGATTGAGTTTAATTCCCTCAAAAACTGAGTACCATCCACCTGCATATGTAGATATTTCCACTTTCCAAGAGGTGGAAGTGACTATTGGGAATGGTAAATGGGCAGTGCCAGGTACCCTTACAATCCCAAATAGTTCTTCTGATAATACTGAATCGTTTCCAGGTGTGGTGCTGGTTCATGGTTCCGGCCCCAATGATCGGGATGAAAGTATTGGCCCCAACAAAATATTCCGTGATCTGGCATGGGGTTTGGCTTCAAAAGGAATTGCAGTGCTAAGGTACGATAAGCGAACCCTTAAACATGCTTCAGAGTTTACAGAAAGCCTGATTTCAAAGATGACTGTTAAAGAAGAAGTCATTGAAGATGCACTACTGGCAGTAAACTTAATGCGCGAGGCACCTGAAATCGATTCAAAAAATGTTTTCTTGTTGGGTCACAGTTTAGGTGCGTCTGTTGCCCCTCGTATCGGAGAGCAGGATCCGGATATAGCAGGATTGATTATCATGGCCGGGAATATCCGCCCACTTGAAGATACTATCTTAGAACAATTCACCTACCTTTACAGTCTGTCTGGATCTATGACTGATGAACAGAAGGCCACACTGGAATCTTTGAAGGTTAAAGTTGCCCGTGTCAAGGACCTCAAACCTTCGGAGGAAGTTCCATCTACAGAACTACCTTTAGGAATCTCTGCCACATATTTCAGGGATTTAGGCAGCCACCCCACTGAAGAAATCCTTAAAAAACTGTCCATGCCAATGTTGATTTTGCAGGGCGGACGTGATTACCAGGTTTCACCCACCAATGACTTTGAAATATGGGAAAAAGAATTGAAAACCCGTGATAATGTGTATTTAAAACTTTTCCCCAGTTTAAATCATTTATTCATTGAAGGGGAGGGTAAATCAACCCCACAGGAATACGGGGTTGAGGGTCATGTTAGTGAAGAGGTGATAGAAGTTATCAGTCAATGGTTAAAAGTTGGGTAG
- a CDS encoding CDP-alcohol phosphatidyltransferase family protein: MSYKSHIPNALTSIRFLAGPIFFYTFLNDLFSASLFILVFSGITDVLDGYVARKMGTSSDKGAYLDVTADFLLILICFGAYIIRGWYDPLIMGLIITMFLLFVATSGFEKPVYDPLGKYLGAYLMLMILISLIFPERVIWQLLLILLIIICLTSVLTRFFFMRRSYSS; this comes from the coding sequence ATGTCATATAAATCCCATATACCCAATGCACTAACATCCATCAGATTCCTGGCCGGTCCCATCTTTTTTTACACATTCTTAAATGATTTATTCTCAGCATCACTTTTTATACTAGTTTTTTCAGGCATTACCGATGTATTGGATGGTTATGTAGCGAGGAAAATGGGCACATCCTCAGATAAAGGAGCATATCTCGATGTGACTGCGGATTTTCTCCTGATTCTAATTTGTTTCGGGGCCTATATCATCAGAGGATGGTATGATCCCCTGATCATGGGGTTAATCATCACCATGTTCTTGCTTTTCGTGGCCACATCCGGCTTTGAGAAACCAGTTTACGATCCTCTGGGCAAATATCTGGGAGCTTATCTCATGTTAATGATATTAATCTCCCTCATATTCCCTGAACGAGTTATATGGCAATTATTGCTCATTTTGTTGATAATAATCTGTTTAACATCTGTCCTAACTCGCTTCTTCTTTATGCGCAGATCATATAGTTCCTAA
- a CDS encoding CPBP family intramembrane glutamic endopeptidase: MKLNINWKLFLILFVTSIIASVLVLPYALALSPALASVFTPVVLIAQLIQSIILFAIAILVGLTLYKRVGFKIPILEGWLEGKEVGNYFKSILGISVELGVLAGVLIILFSFIFTSASSILQGAELTVPVWKSFLASFYGGIGEEILFRLFVMTVIVWIFYKIKKTPEGKPTTVGIWLAIIITAILFGVGHLPITGSITAITPLVIARAIVLNGIGAIIFGWLYWKKGLESAMISHFSADIVLHVMFPLILSSLI; the protein is encoded by the coding sequence ATGAAATTAAACATTAATTGGAAATTATTTCTGATTCTTTTTGTGACGAGTATTATTGCCAGTGTGCTGGTCCTTCCCTATGCCCTGGCACTCAGCCCGGCATTAGCCAGTGTTTTCACCCCGGTTGTTCTAATTGCACAATTAATACAAAGCATAATTCTGTTTGCAATTGCCATCCTGGTTGGTTTAACCCTATATAAACGTGTTGGGTTCAAAATACCCATATTGGAGGGTTGGTTAGAAGGTAAAGAAGTAGGAAACTACTTTAAATCAATTTTAGGAATTTCAGTAGAGTTAGGAGTTCTTGCCGGTGTTTTAATCATTTTATTTAGCTTCATCTTCACATCAGCATCCAGTATTCTCCAGGGTGCAGAGTTGACAGTACCAGTTTGGAAGAGCTTCTTAGCATCTTTCTATGGTGGTATTGGGGAGGAAATATTGTTTAGACTATTTGTAATGACAGTTATAGTCTGGATATTCTACAAAATTAAAAAAACCCCAGAGGGGAAGCCCACCACAGTGGGAATATGGTTAGCCATTATAATAACTGCCATTCTCTTCGGAGTCGGACACTTGCCTATAACTGGATCAATAACCGCCATCACCCCCCTGGTAATTGCCAGAGCCATAGTACTGAACGGAATTGGTGCAATAATATTTGGTTGGCTTTACTGGAAAAAAGGATTGGAATCAGCCATGATCAGTCACTTCTCTGCAGATATAGTGTTGCATGTCATGTTCCCCCTGATACTTTCTTCATTAATCTAG
- a CDS encoding flavodoxin domain-containing protein, whose protein sequence is MKALVAYGSRYGTAAEIAEEIARFIQEEEVEVDLVDIRRIKDCDATPYDLVIVGSGIKMGKWTKGSLKFLNNNKSSLAEKKVALFVSCGAANEEDSQAEGQEKYLDEVAAKNLVNQPVATGLFGSVYDPDAKHGIAFNLTKRFFKKDLEKKGLDPTKRHDFRDWEGIRSWALNLTDLLKNER, encoded by the coding sequence ATGAAAGCGTTAGTTGCATATGGAAGTCGATACGGCACCGCTGCAGAGATAGCAGAAGAAATAGCCAGGTTTATTCAGGAAGAAGAAGTGGAAGTTGACTTGGTCGATATCAGAAGGATCAAGGATTGTGATGCCACCCCTTACGACCTGGTGATAGTGGGAAGTGGGATAAAGATGGGTAAATGGACCAAAGGATCCCTTAAATTCTTAAATAACAATAAATCCTCCCTAGCGGAGAAGAAGGTGGCCCTATTTGTTAGTTGTGGTGCGGCCAATGAAGAAGATAGTCAGGCTGAAGGCCAAGAGAAATACCTGGATGAAGTGGCAGCCAAGAATCTGGTAAATCAACCAGTGGCAACCGGACTTTTTGGTAGTGTTTATGACCCTGATGCCAAACATGGAATAGCCTTTAACCTCACCAAAAGATTTTTCAAAAAAGATTTGGAAAAAAAGGGATTAGATCCAACTAAACGTCATGATTTCCGTGACTGGGAGGGTATACGTAGTTGGGCGCTTAATCTAACAGATCTATTAAAAAATGAAAGATAA
- a CDS encoding MarR family winged helix-turn-helix transcriptional regulator encodes MKDSNEIKEEYRSERLEMEKYILIVLFLIQQRWGYIIGKDLADDQITTKQWLMMIVMANAFRNPPSMQEVADAMSTTHQNVKQLATRLEARGFLKIERDPENRRINRLKVTAECFEYWDKRTPENTKSIVSLFQGLEDVDIKNLFEIMGKLERTSSELYKETKK; translated from the coding sequence ATGAAGGATTCAAATGAAATTAAGGAAGAATACCGTTCGGAAAGGTTGGAGATGGAAAAATACATCTTAATAGTCCTATTCCTTATCCAGCAGAGATGGGGATATATAATCGGCAAAGATCTGGCCGATGACCAGATAACCACCAAACAATGGCTGATGATGATCGTGATGGCCAATGCCTTTCGAAATCCTCCTTCCATGCAAGAGGTGGCTGATGCCATGAGCACTACCCACCAGAATGTGAAACAACTAGCCACTCGTCTGGAAGCTAGAGGATTTTTGAAAATAGAACGAGACCCTGAAAATAGGCGTATCAACCGTTTAAAAGTCACAGCAGAATGTTTTGAGTACTGGGACAAGAGAACTCCAGAAAATACTAAATCCATAGTCTCATTATTCCAGGGACTGGAAGATGTTGATATAAAAAATTTGTTTGAAATAATGGGTAAACTGGAAAGAACATCCAGTGAATTATACAAGGAAACTAAAAAATAA